Below is a genomic region from Schistocerca americana isolate TAMUIC-IGC-003095 chromosome 1, iqSchAmer2.1, whole genome shotgun sequence.
TAAAGAGGATGTGACAGCAAGACCAGATTACAGCGATTTGCTGTTCAGAGGGCCGTTGACAAGATCTAGATCCAGGGTGATGTAGTTAGCTCCTGGAGAGGTAGCAATGCAGTAATGTATGTGCATGTAGTGTGGCTTATTGGTTAGTTTCACTGGCTATTGTGCTGTGGGTTGCCAGTTAAAGTCATTCAGCAGCAGTTACTTTTTACACAGTATTCAGCATTTCTGAAAGGTTCTaaaaatatcttatgtttgtaatgttctATGGTATGGAATGTTCAATTTTTGTATGAATAGCAGCACTCTCTTTGCATGAGTCCAattctgaagatgatgatgatgatgatgatgatgatgatgatggtatttaATTTTGTGGGGCACTTAACTAGATGGTTGTAAGTGCCCATGCAAATCCTAATCTTTTCATtgtccagtctcgccattttcctgaatgatgatgaaatggtgaggacaacacaaacacccagtccacaggcagagaaaatacctgacttgTCAGGGAATTGAACCCAAGACCctgtgatccaggggcagcaacaCTAACCAGTAGACTACGAGCTGTAGACAAGTTCAGTTCTGTCTGTAAGTTGGTGttcataataaatgtgctttcaatgCTAAGTGTTGCACTTCATTGATGAACCTGCTTTCAGATTTGTATTTGATTGTGGTCATGGTGTGCTATTATTAGCAAAAGAGCATGGTCTAGAACCCCAGGTGATGCCTTAAGCACCAGAACTGTGACTAAGTTAGCCACTCTTTTAACCTTAATACAACACAGATTCCTCAAACAAAAAAGTATGCCCActggttggaagaaagcacaggttgcACGCGTCTACAAGAAGTGTAGTAGAAATGATGCACAAAATGACCATATAATAACACTGACAATCATTTGCTGTGCTATCTTAGAACACATTCAGAGCTAAAGCATAATGAGATATCTGGAACAGAATGATCTCTTCCATGCCAGCAGTCATGGATTCCGGAATCATCATTCATATGAAACCCaactattacttgtgtcacatgccattctgaaagccatggataAAGACTATCTGATAGATGCAGTATTAtggtttctgaaaagcatttgactcaatgccTTACTTGTACTTATTAGCAGAAATACGATTGTTTGGGGCATTTAGTGAAATTTATGACTAGATTCAGAATTTCTTTCCAATATTTAGGTGGAGCAACATGGGTggatgtagaaataactttggaCATACATCAGACAAGTGTGCTCATACCGTAGATGTTCATATTGCTAATTAATGGCCTGACAGACTGTTGATCAATGTCCAAGTCTAGTGTGATGAGAACATTAATGATAAGATGGCTCAGGAGAAACTGAAATGTAAAGACCTGAGAATCGGGGTCAGTTAAATGTGAAATGTCAAAACTGAATCATCCCTGTCACCATTGGTTCCCTGGGACCAGTCTCACATGAATTAGGTAGTGTGCTTTCCAGAATCCCAGGGAATTGAAAGACCATGAAATAAAAGATATAACCCTATTTGTGACACCAGTTGAAGATACATAATGTTatattttctgaagagtttgacTGGTTAAAAAGGCACCTGTATATATATTTTAAAGTGATTGTGGAAGACCATCAGTGCTAAGAATCAGCCAGGCCTTGTTGTTCATAGGGGATTAGCAAATTTGTTGCTAACGAGTTTATTATAGGTGATGAACCTATGATTATTCATTTGCATGTTGTCAAGGCCAACTAGCTTATAACACATCACCTCTTTGTAAGGGTGGAATATGAAACAGTGGTGAAGCAGATCTTACCTCATAAAGTACTGTAAAATCATTTAAGCACCAGTCCTAAACTCCTAAGGAAGCTGGCAGTAACCCGGAGTAGACTTCATATCAAACAGTGTaatctaacaacaacaacaacaataataatagtaataatcataTTTTTGAGATTTGTTTCTACATTTATGATATGCGCCACACCCTTGAGGATCTCAGGCCTGTTATTTGTTTTGCCCTTAAATGACAGCATGTACTGCATTTTCATGTTCATTTATTAAGTGCAGATAATCTGTTTTTAGACTTTGTTTGTTCATTGTGTTCTTTTAAATGCAAACCAAATGTTTTTGGCTTAACTTGTCATTTGCTGTTGACAGTCATGTTAGAGTAATGAATTAATCGGACTATCCTTCATCCTCCACTCCTACCCCTTCCTCCCACTCATACACACTATCTCCTGCACATACAGTACGAATGTGTTTTCATATGCTAAACCAATAAAAAGTAGATTCTTATTCAAAACAGCAGCTGTTTGTTTTCAGAATGAGTAATATCCAAGCTGAAGTCCTACTGGATGATGATATCTATTCTGGCTACAATGAGTACCCATCGGCTCTTAGCACAAAAGATCTCGAGCAAGATGAAATTATTCAAGAAGCACTTCGATCAACTTATGCAAAAAGACCaattgtaagtaaaaaaaaaaaaaaaaagattgtaaccATAACTTTGGAAAATGACAGATTTAATTTGCACCTGTACCTGTTGTGAACGTTAACTTTATGATATTTGTTTCATGGAGACAACAGCGAAGCCTCCCACAGCTATGCGTCTTGGTACATCATCAGGTGTAAGTTGATTGCATATATGTGATATAAGTGGTATTACGATGAACAGTTTGTTTGTCAGATTCTATAATGCTATTACAGTATCGTGAGGGAACCAGCCTAAACTTTCGTCCAGTGACCAGTACACAGGATGGGGTGAACAGACCGATGACAGCAGTGAGGGGTGCTGGATACACTTCTCAGCGACAGACTCAGCTGTTTGATCCACTTAATCAAGCAGCCAGCTCCCCTTCAGCACAGTTGGAAATGAAAAAAGAAGACACGTAAGTACTACCTCTTCCAGTTAGTTTTTTTAAGCCCTTGAATTTTTGTTGTGAGACTTGTTTCTGTCTAAATTTTAAGCATGATTTTAGGCCAGAGGAAAAAGCAAAGAAGCTTGAAAGAACTATAGCAGTACTGATTGAAGAGTCTTGCATTGCCAACAATCGTGGTGAGCTACGGCTTGCACTAGATAAAGCCAAAGAAGCATCCAGTAAAGAACAGCATCTCATTCGTATGCTTGATCAACAAGGATTAAGTGATAGCCACAATCTTGATTTGACATTTGGTGTAAGTAGAATCTGCAATGCAGCAGCTTTTAGAGATTCCCTTAAGAAAGACTGAATTAAGTTTTCATTGGAATTTAAAATTTCAGGTTCTTTTCAACTTGGCAAATCAGTATGCTGCAAATGAAATGTACACTGAAGCTTTGAATACAtatcaaattattacaaaaaatagaATGTTTCACAATGCAAACCGTCTAAAAGTAAATATGGGCAATATATACTTCAAGTTAGGGCAGTATTCTAAAGCTGTTAAGATGTATCACATGGCACTGGACCAAGTTCCAAATACTTACAAAGAGTTAAGGTTTGTGAAGAAAGTATGTAATTAGCAATTATCAAATGTACAATGTAACATTAAGTTAACTTCATTGTTAATGTTTGACTATCTCCTTTTATTCCAGAATTAAGATCATGCACAACATTGGCATATTATTTGTGAAAATGGGGCAATTTACTGATGCATGCTCAAGTTTTGAATTCATTATGCAAGAAAAACCAGATTTTATAACAGGTAGCCTTCGCCTTCCATTGACAAcataattatattacaaaatctaCAGTTAACAgcagttattttatttatattgattTTTAAGGACTCCACATCATTCTCTGTTACTATGCCCTTGGTGACAAAGAGAAGATGAAAAGAAGTTTCCAATCAATGCTTGAAGTTCCTCTAAATATTGATGAAGAGAAGTACAGTGCACTGAAGGTAAATTTTGTTGTTATTGCTTAGCTTTTCTTTGTCATTTGCAGTACATACCTGTGTTATTCATCTCCTTAGCAAACTTAAAATTCTGTGCCATATATGTTTCAACTTTTGATGATTAAAGTGCTTATTGTTCTTTTAAAGGCAGGAGTTCAGCCATTAATGTTTACTAATTATATAGTGAGACCAGAAAACTGTAGTGACATGTCCACATACTTTCAAAAGGCCATGCATGTGGCAGTGCTATATCATCTGTAGAGGACGCCTCAGacttatgcgtgtgtgtgtgtgtgtgtgtgtgtgtgtgtgtgtgtgtgtgtgtgtgtgtgtgcgcacgtgaTTTTCAATGAATGTAGTCCTGTTTTCTGCACAAATTTCTACTCTGCTTGTTCCTCTGTTTATTCTCACGATGGCTGCTGGGGTTATGGAGGACATTTTACGTTGGTTGGTCGAATAGCAAGAATCATTCACATGGCATTGCACCACCAATCACAGGTGCTGGACAACCAAACTCAGATACTTCAGTCATTGGCTTCAGTTTTGTTCTAGTCAGCATGCTGCTCCTTGTTCCTTACATGGATATTGCGAAGAATGTTCCAAGTCATATGTCAGCTCACTCCTTTGCAGAATTTGTCATCTTTAACATTTCACCAAATGTTTGAACCTCTTTTAAAATACTACTGTAAGCGCACCCATGTTATTGCATCCTGGGTTGAGTTTTACCACTGTTGGAAGCAACCACATCAATCTTTGAGCATGGACAGCTGAATGCCGTGGGTTAAGTCATCATTGTCATTTTGTGTCTGACGTGCATAAAGAGCCATATACTGATCAGATGGTGAGAGATGCTGTCATTCATGTAGCTCCAGATTGTGAGGTGCGAGAGCACGCCCTCCAGTGTAAAAATCCGTTGCTCTCTGAGGTTTTAGCTATTGCACAGTTGTTCAAGGTGTTGACAACTGTGGGTAACCAAATTGAATCCTGGTGTGAGGTATCAGCAGTCCAACTCTCTTTTCCACACCAAGCTTCAGATAGTTCATAGGGGTGACATGATTGTGGTGGTCTGTACATGATCAAGGTGGCTGGCCTTGCTCCCAGCAGCAGCTGCACCAACAAAGTAAACAGGTCAGTAACCAGCAACATACACATTCCATGCTCCCATCCTGCAGTTATTGTTTAATTAACCATGAGCACCCAGACTGCCCAAAATTACCTGTCATAATTGCAACAAAAAAGGTCACATTCATTCTGTTTGCAATGCAAAAATTTAGCACAATGACCTGGTACAGATATGGACATAAACATTGTATCAGCTATTTCCGTTGTGCCAAACAAGCTTTTCAGCAGCAGGTTAAAGTGTAATTTAGAAAAATGTCAATTTTTGTTCACCTTCTATCATTTAACTTGGGTTTGAAGTTCCTTTTGACAGTCTCTAACCACTGCATCAACATGTTTCTGctaatgtttcacttccaaacctTTTGTCAGCCAAAGCTAGGCAGAGTTGCTTAATACCATAATTTTTTGCCTGGGGCAGTGACAGTCCTGTAGCTGTTACATGCTTTGCTGAGCAAAGGGACTCAGTTTTACTGGTAACTGGCTTGTGAAACCATTTTTTACACCCTTAAGACCATGTTGCAGTCTGTGCCCTGCTGAGTGATGTACCAACCAGGATTCCACTTGGTTCTTGTGATGGACACTTCACAATACAGGTTGGGGTGGTACTGGCTAATAGATATCCAAATCACTCCTAGTGGCGTATTGCTTGGGCCTCAAAAACACTATCTCCTGCACAAACTAGGCACTCTCAGATAGAGAAGGAACCTTTGGCCATTGTATATGCTCTGAAGAAATTCCATATTTTTCTCTATGGTAGCAAATTCCAACTGGTCACCGATTACAAACGATTGGTTTCCTTATTCAGTCCTTCTGCATCTTTTCCAGATGAAGCGGCACATCACATTCAATGTTGGGCTCTTTCTGCTTTGCATTGCAATGAATAGATTCTTTTCCGTCCTACgaatcaacatgcaaatgctgatgctttgtctcgcctgCTGGCTGGTCCAAACACAGGATTTGATCAGGAGGAATTGCTTTGTTTTCACATCAATGTCACCACACAGCAAATGGTTGGCGGTTTTCCTGCAACTAGCACATGGGTTGTAAAGGCTGTACTTCGGATACCGTTTTGCAGAAGGTCATAATATTTGTACAACATGCTTGGCTGGATTCACCACATTCTCATTTGTCTGACCCCTTCCTTAATTATTAGATATTTTGACAATGATTCTCTGTTGTGAATGGTGTTCTGCATTTAGACGTGGGTCATGCAACCCCTTGGGTAGTGTGGCTCTCAGTCTTTCATTCGGAGATTTTCCATTTATTAATGCAGATCGTTGGGGTATATCAAGCACAAAAGTGTTGGCGCTTCAAAATGCGTTTTGGTGTGGCTTGGACAGTGACTTTACCCACTTGGTTGCCTCCTGTTCAGAGCATGTGACGCACCAAGCTGTCCCTTGGGCATCATCGTCTCCTTGGCTGATGCTGTCACACCCAAGGGCTGTATACATGTGGATTTCACTGGCCCCTTTCTCAAAGCTTAATGGCTATTGGTCATTGATGCACACTCTCATTTTCAGTATGTTGTTCATTGTGTTTCCACATCCACAAGTGCCACCATTGCAgtcttgtctaaacttttttcaCTCATAGGCATGCCCATGAAATTAGTGTCAAATAATGGTCCACACTTTCTGTCTCAATAGCTTGCGGCTTTTTGTGATTCCTGTGGTATCCATCACATCCTCACCTCACTGTTCCATTCCCAGTCTAATGGTAAGGTGGAGTGCCTAGTGTGAACTTTGAAAACGCAGATGGAAAAATGTGTTACCACCTCTTCATTCGACATTGCCTCACATCAGCTTCTCTCCTTTTTCCGCTTCATGCCATTCAGCAGAAGAGCCCTGCGGAACTACTCCCCAGGTGGCAGCGAAAGATACTGCTACACCTCGTGCATCCTCTACCTTGACATCAACCCGTGCAACTGCCACGTCTCCTCCGGCCAGCTGTGGCTGTTGGGGCACATGGCTTCAGACATCGGTTTAAATGAATTAGAAATGTCATCACCAGATGCTGAGGGTGGCGTCTCTGTAACATACACAAGGAGGACTGTCTCTGTTTGAGGCACCATGATCAGCTTCACCTTTGCGTGACCAGTCGGGTGTGCCGTGATGTCGCACCACTGCCCTCGAGCCCATCCACATGGGATGTCATATGCTGCTGCTGGTAGTTCTCCAATCCCATGTGGGTGAGGACATTTGTCCTCGGTGGCTGAACCAGCATTTCCTGTATTTCTTCAGACACCATCATCAGGGATTCCGTCACTTGTTCCTGAGCAACCACTGAACCAGTATCATCAGCACCGCAAGCACTGTCGCCAGAGCTGGTGCCCGAGGTCGACACTGAAACAGTCTCGGCATTGTAAGTGTTGCTGTATGGTTTGACATAAGAAGGTGGGCACAGGCACAGAATGTGCCTGAACCTGTAGTGCCACAGACTGTATGCTGCCATTGCAGGACATCACCTTATCCAGGGCCCAGCAGATGAGGAAGACAGCATGGAGGTCTCAAGAATCTATTATCTCCCTGAGAGGGAAGAAATGCAGTGATGTGTGTGCATACTTTCaagaagctgtgtgtgtgtgtgtgtgtgtgtgtgtgtgtgtgtgtgtgtgtgtgtatttttcagaGGTTTTCCGTTTATTACATTATTGTTTCCTACTGAATGTTCGTTAGACACAGTGTTCAAGTTGTTAATGCTTCCgtggaataaagttgtgttcagtctGTTGCTTGTCTTGTACTTATACCTAATTACAACAAAAACATGAAACGGTGACACATACAATGAAACTGAATGTCAGGGACAGTCTTACATCATTTATTTATCACCCCTTTGGCTTTCTCCGttgccccctcccacccccacagcCCTCCTTCTCCACCACCCAATTACGCATTCCGGCCACTTCTCCTCCTCTATTTTATTATTTCCAAATACTTCAGGAAGAAAGGTGACAACTCCCTGAATTGTAGGGGCATTAAGTTGTTGACAGGCACATAAACAATtctgaaaactttgctagctttcagaggaATCCTTTCTCAAACTAGAGTGATGGTGTGAGAAATGTATTATTTAAATGCTTTTGTTTAAAACTGTTGACAAATATGTATTTGTAAAATTGATCATGGTGCCACCATTGCCTCTAATTTCTCTCTTTATGATTTAGGATGATCCAGGATCCACATTAATCTTAGAAGTTATTAAGAATGACAGTTTACATAAGATAGAACAGAAGATGAAGAACGATGCTGAGAGGAGTATCCTTACTGCAGCAAAACTAATAGCACCTGTTATTGAGGATACCTTCAGTGCTGGTTAGTTACAAATATTGGGAAAGTAATTAAGCATAAAGGTTTTAACACAATTCATTCTGCACTGatttgttaatttcatttttcatgtattttttatgAAATGGATTGTAAAATACTTATTCATGAGTACATTTAAAGCATTTTTGTAGGTTATTCTTGGTGTGTTGACACAATCAAAGCCTCAAATTATGGAGCTCTCTCATATGATCTTGAAATTAACAAGGCTGTAATGTTTCTGAAGCAGAAGGAAATTTCCCAAGCCATTGAAACCTTAAAAGGATTTGAAAAAAAAGACACCAAAGTTGCAAGTACAGCTTCAACAAATCTGGCTTTTATTTATTATCTTGTAAGTTTTTTATCCATATTTGTCTCAATAAAATCTTATtatgtatgatttctcaaatgtatTGGTATGTGTTACGCATACAAAAGCCAGTGATGCCTGAACAGTTTAATAGTGAAAATCAGTATGTACTAACCATCAGTAATTCTTACTTGCAAGAGAAACATTCACACACGTACATACCAACAGCTGCTAGTTTTCGAACACATATATGGCTGTCACCTGAAGTAATTTAAGAAACTCACAGAACATCTAAATCAGCAAGATAAGGCAAAAATACTCTGCAAAGAAAGCACACTAAAATGTTCCACAAATCCATAATTTGATTTCTTTAAGAAATTTCATGATTAGAAAATCCACAACTATTTAATTTGTTAAGGGTTAAACACTATATCATAAACCAACATAAACAGACAGTTAAGGTCTACTATGTTGTATGTGAGGTGGTCAGGTGGAATTCATTTGATCTTTTCACTTCTGACAGAGAGACAAGCTGCACTGATTGTCATCATaatagaaataattaaaagaaagtaaGATGAAGGGGCTGGAGATTTCCAACAGTAGAAAGAAAGTATTCTCCTAATTATAGAAGGTGTATATCTATGCTACTTTCTGTGAAGCAGATGTTTGctaatacagggtgacagttattgaactatatgaaaaaaaatgtaaattagttacaaactacagtttgcacatactttattcaacatgtaaacatcattacaggtatttggatttaggttatgacgtgttaaaCATGCCTGTCATCATTGACGAGGATGTGGCACAGACAGATAGCAAAATTCTACATGACCCACTAAAGTGTGGGAACATTGGTGCTAtcaatgatctcctgaatggctgttctcagctcagtaatggttttatTGTTATCGCTGTACACTTGTCTTTAATattgccccacaaaaagaagtcacatgtgttcagatccagagaatgtggcggccaatcgaggcccatgccagtggcctttgggtaccccagagccagaatttgGTCCTCAGACACTCTCCTACTTCAGTGAGgttgagctctgtcttgcatgaaccacatcttgtcgaaatcagggtcgcttcgtataatagggatgaaataatcttccaaaatcttcatgtgccatttggtagtcactgtgccatcaaggaatgttgCACCAATTATTccctgactggacattgcacaccacacagtcagccaTTGAGGTTGAGGAGACTTCTCAATCGCACACATGCGTGTGGTCCAGCACATGCgctaattttgctttttgatgaACCCATCCATATGAAAttgggcttcgttgctaaaacgTACCATACATGCACATAATAATTCCATCATTCCCTgcagccaaccatgcagtttgaacattcCAATGCCAACAGTTCAGAagttgatgattttatttcacatagttcaacaattgtcaccctgtatattataatgGTACAAAAATTTAAATAGACAGAAGCATAGCACCTGTTTTCCATTTGTCAAAAATTATGTGCATTAAATGGCCAGAAAGTGTTCAACATAGCAGTTGTGCTTTTGAATAACATCGATCTCTCACTTTTGCCTGTTCCATTTCTCCATACCTTTTCCATGCTGCtgtctttattttttattcctagcaatgttgtttgttgtggtcttcagtcctgagactggtttgatgcagctctccatgctactctatcctgtgcaagcctcttcatctcccagtacctactgcaacctacatccttctgaatctgcttagtgtattcatctcttggtctccctctacgatttttaccctccatgctgccctccaaaactaaactggtgattccctgatgcctcagaacatgtcctaccaaccgatcccttcttctagtcaagttgtgccacaaactcctccccaattctattcaatacctcctcattagttatgtgatctacccatctaatcttcagcattcttctgtagcaccacatttcgaaagcttctattctcctcttgtctaaactacactcctggaaatggaaaagagaacacattgtcaccggtgtgtcagacccaccatacttgctccggacactgcaacagggctgtacaagcaatgatcacacgcacggcacagcggacacaccaggaaccgcggtgttggccgtcgaatggcgctagctgcgcagcatttgtgcaccgccgccgtcagtgtcagccagtttgccgtggcatacggagctccatcgcagtctttaacactggtagcatgccgcgacagcgtggacgtgaaccgtatgtgcagttgacggactttgagcgagggcgtatagtgggcatgcgggaggccgggtggacgtaccgccgaattgctcaacacgtggggcgtgaggtctccacagtacatcgatgttgtcgccagtcgtcggcggaaggtgcacgtgcccgtcgtcctgggaccggaccgcagcgacgcacggatgcacgccaagaccgtaggatcctacgcagtgccgtaggggaccgcaccgccacttcccagcaaattagggacactgttgctcctggcgtatcggcgaggaccattcgcaaccgtctccatgaagctgggctacggtcccgcacaccgttaggccgtcttccgctcacgccccaacatcgtgcagcccgcctccagtggtgtcgcgacaggcgtgaatggagggacgaatggagacgtgtcgtctgccTTGGTACtgctcgcttctgccttggtgccaatgatggtcaaatgcgtgtttggcgccgtgcaggtgagcgccacaatcaggactgcatacgaccgaggcacacagggccaacacccggcatcatggtgtggggagcgatctcctgcactggccgtacaccactggtgatcgtcgaggggacactgaatagtgcacggcacatccaaaccgtcatcgaacccatcgttctaccattcctagaccggcaagggaacttgctgttccaacaggacaatgcacgtccgcatgtatcccgtgccacccaacgtgctctagaaggtgtaagtcaactaccctggccagcaagatctccggatctgtcccccattgagcatgtttgggactggatgaagcgtcgtctcacgcggtctgcacgtccagcacgaacgctggtccaactgaggcgccaggtggaaatggcatggcaagccgttccacaggactacatccagcatctctacgatcgtctccatgggagaatagcagcctgcattgctgcgaaaggtggatatacactgtactagtgacgacattgtgcatgctctgttgcatgtgtctatgtgcctgtggttctgtcagtgtgatcatgtgatgtatctgaccccaggaatgtgtcaataaagtttccccttcctgggacaatgaattcacggtgttcttatttcaatttccaggagtgtatttatcgttcatgtttcacttccatacatggctacactccatacaaatactttcagaaacgacttcctgacacttaaatcaatactcgatgttaacaaatttctcttcttcagaaacgctttccttgccattgccagcctacattttatatcctctctacttcgaccatcatcagttattttgctccccaaatagcaaaactcctttactactttaagtgtctcatttcctaatctaattccctcagcatcacccgacttaattcgactacattccattatcctcgttttgcttttgttgatgttcatcttatatcctcctttcaagacactgtccattctgttcaactgctcttccaagtcctttgctgtctctgacagaattacaatgtcatcggtgaacctcaaagtttttatttcttctccatgggctttaatacctattccgaacttttcttttgtttcctttactgcttgctcaatatacacattgaataatatcggggataggctacaaccctgtctcactcccttccaaccactgcttccctttcatgtccctcgactcttataactgccatctggtttctgtacaaattgtaaatagcctgaaacttcctggcagattaaaactgtgtgcccgaccgagactcggattcgggtagctcagttggtagagcacttgcccgcgaaaggcaaaggtcccgagttcgagtctcggtcaggcacacagttttaatctgccaggaagtttcatatcagcgcacactccgctgcagagtgaaa
It encodes:
- the LOC124600441 gene encoding intraflagellar transport protein 88 homolog isoform X1, whose protein sequence is MSNIQAEVLLDDDIYSGYNEYPSALSTKDLEQDEIIQEALRSTYAKRPITTAKPPTAMRLGTSSGYREGTSLNFRPVTSTQDGVNRPMTAVRGAGYTSQRQTQLFDPLNQAASSPSAQLEMKKEDTPEEKAKKLERTIAVLIEESCIANNRGELRLALDKAKEASSKEQHLIRMLDQQGLSDSHNLDLTFGVLFNLANQYAANEMYTEALNTYQIITKNRMFHNANRLKVNMGNIYFKLGQYSKAVKMYHMALDQVPNTYKELRIKIMHNIGILFVKMGQFTDACSSFEFIMQEKPDFITGLHIILCYYALGDKEKMKRSFQSMLEVPLNIDEEKYSALKDDPGSTLILEVIKNDSLHKIEQKMKNDAERSILTAAKLIAPVIEDTFSAGYSWCVDTIKASNYGALSYDLEINKAVMFLKQKEISQAIETLKGFEKKDTKVASTASTNLAFIYYLQGDVELAEKCAEKAREADSYNSAAFVNLGNCSLSKGDADTAKELYICALENDASCVEALYNLGLVNKQLGLYDEALECFFKLQTIVKHHPQVLYQLANLHELVGDVDQATEWYLQLIGIVPTDPGVLQKMGEMYDNEGDKQQAFQYHFDSYRYFPSNFEVIDWLGSYSVEMQVAEKAINYFERAALMQPDEVKWQLMVASCHRRSGNYHQALNLYKEIHHRFPDNIECLKFLIRLCSDLGLKEASNYAVELKKLEASKAARERIGSSRPGSRRGGSGLSSRGGSAAGSFSPQGGRGSPVSAVGQRTGGRVASGSGSASGSGSSSRASKASLLESTTDEPYLPSQRHIDASYSDPLGPLTERPRTSAGRKPSQDDEFADEELGDDLLPE
- the LOC124600441 gene encoding intraflagellar transport protein 88 homolog isoform X2, encoding MSNIQAEVLLDDDIYSGYNEYPSALSTKDLEQDEIIQEALRSTYAKRPITTAKPPTAMRLGTSSGYREGTSLNFRPVTSTQDGVNRPMTAVRGAGYTSQRQTQLFDPLNQAASSPSAQLEMKKEDTPEEKAKKLERTIAVLIEESCIANNRGELRLALDKAKEASSKEQHLIRMLDQQGLSDSHNLDLTFGVLFNLANQYAANEMYTEALNTYQIITKNRMFHNANRLKVNMGNIYFKLGQYSKAVKMYHMALDQVPNTYKELRIKIMHNIGILFVKMGQFTDACSSFEFIMQEKPDFITGLHIILCYYALGDKEKMKRSFQSMLEVPLNIDEEKYSALKDDPGSTLILEVIKNDSLHKIEQKMKNDAERSILTAAKLIAPVIEDTFSAGYSWCVDTIKASNYGALSYDLEINKAVMFLKQKEISQAIETLKGFEKKDTKVASTASTNLAFIYYLQGDVELAEKCAEKAREADSYNSAAFVNLGNCSLSKGDADTAKELYICALENDASCVEALYNLGLVNKQLGLYDEALECFFKLQTIVKHHPQVLYQLANLHELVGDVDQATEWYLQLIGIVPTDPGVLQKMGEMYDNEGDKQQAFQYHFDSYRYFPSNFEVIDWLGSYSVEMQVAEKAINYFERAALMQPDEVKWQLMVASCHRRSGNYHQALNLYKEIHHRFPDNIE